From one Xiphophorus hellerii strain 12219 chromosome 18, Xiphophorus_hellerii-4.1, whole genome shotgun sequence genomic stretch:
- the tlcd5a gene encoding TLC domain-containing protein 5a, translated as MLLLVGFTLLCFCCWASFYFILCFFNAHRSDEWNCRLVTLVHGMVAVCITAYIGYVDGPWPFSEPGTKNTPLQISALVISLGYFIFDMAWCLYFRTEGRVMLAHHTMTILGIIMTLWLGESGIESCAVLFGSEITNPLLQTRWFLKQTGRYETPLGDAVDVLFVLLFVVMRIFVGGTMLYCELISPKPLFLIKCGGVAMYALSWAFMVDIVGFVIRRGKRWHQERDQRRKVAAKKH; from the exons ATGTTGCTGCTTGTAGGTTTCACGCTcctctgcttctgctgctgggCATCTTTCTACTTCATCTTGTGCTTCTTCAATGCACATAGGAGCGACGAATGGAACTGTCGCCTCGTCACTTTGGTGCACGGCATGGTGGCGGTTTGCATCACAGCTTACATAGGGTATGTGGATGGACCCTGGCCATTCAGTGAGCCAG GCACCAAGAACACCCCTTTACAAATAAGTGCCTTGGTGATCAGTCTGGGCTACTTCATTTTTGACATGGCCTGGTGCTTGTACTTCCGCACTGAGGGACGTGTCATGCTGGCCCACCACACCATGACAATTCTGGGAATCATAATGACCCTGTGGCTGGGCGAGTCCGGAATCGAATCGTGCGCCGTTCTCTTCGGCAGCGAAATCACCAACCCCCTCCTGCAGACGCGCTGGTTCCTCAAGCAGACGGGACGCTACGAGACTCCGCTCGGGGACGCTGTGGATGTCCTGTTTGTACTGCTATTTGTTGTGATGCGAATCTTTGTGGGAGGTACAATGCTGTACTGTGAGCTGATCTCGCCGAAACCCTTATTCCTCATCAAGTGTGGAGGAGTGGCCATGTACGCTCTGTCCTGGGCCTTCATGGTGGACATTGTTGGCTTTGTAATACGGAGGGGCAAGAGATGGCACCAGGAGAGAGACCAACGGCGGAAGGTTGCAGCTAAGAAGCACTGA
- the oafa gene encoding out at first protein homolog, translating into MFAGCTSAPSVRTLARLCALVLMVAVGLGSELRVRVRLSDGLVTEEILEADSERDSISLEFKQGDGTLITFVADFKQEVKIFRALILGELERGQNQYQALCFISRLSRNEIIPSESMARLRQKNPHVIRLAEERKGLEQLTMSSAVNLSRAWQLSSHIHNMCSEAHEAIYTRESDVKYWLQKGVDSSIFEVLPQTTEAPSFQACHSTKDLWQPCLCTYGLRLEWYPCLLKYCRSRDGTAKGTTYKCGIRSCSKGYHFTYYVPQKQLCLWDEET; encoded by the exons ATGTTTGCGGGTTGCACCTCTGCGCCTTCCGTTCGGACTCTGGCTCGCCTTTGCGCCCTGGTGCTGATGGTTGCCGTGGGACTCGGGTCGGAGCTTCGGGTTCGGGTCCGGCTCTCAGACGGGTTGGTGACCGAGGAGATTTTGGAGGCGGACAGTGAGAGAGACTCGATATCGCTGGAATTTAAGCAAGGAGATGGAACCCTCATCACTTTTGTAGCAGACTTTAAACAG GAAGTGAAGATATTCCGAGCGCTGATCCTGGGTGAGCTGGAGAGAGGGCAGAACCAGTACCAGGCGCTGTGCTTCATCTCTCGCCTCAGCCGTAATGAAATCATCCCCAGTGAGTCCATGGCGCGACTCAGACAG AAAAATCCTCATGTCATTCGCCTGGCAGAGGAGCGAAAAGGGCTTGAGCAGCTGACGATGAGCTCCGCTGTGAATCTCAGCCGGGCCTGGCAGCTCAGCTCCCACATCCACAACATGTGCAGCGAAGCTCATGAGGCCATTTACACCAGGGAGTCAGATGTGAAATATTGGCTGCAGAAAG GAGTAGACAGCTCAATATTTGAGGTCCTGCCTCAGACGACGGAGGCGCCCAGCTTTCAGGCCTGTCATTCTACTAAAGACTTGTGGCAGCCGTGTCTCTGCACGTACGGCCTCCGTCTGGAGTGGTACCCATGTCTGCTGAAGTACTGCCGCAGCCGGGACGGCACGGCCAAAGGGACCACATACAAGTGCGGCATCAGGAGCTGCAGCAAGGGCTACCATTTCACCTACTACGTCCCCCAGAAACAGCTCTGCCTGTGGGACGAGGAGACCtag